The genomic segment TAGATATCATCTGGACCTGGCACATAATTGTAATCAGGTGAACGTAAAAAACCATAACCGTCAGGCAGCTTTTCCATGACACCAGCAGCGTGCACTTGTCCGTCTTTTTCGGTCTGTGCCTGTAAAAGTGCAAACATGAGATTCTGTTTTTTGAGTCCATGTGTATTTTCAACACCTAGACCCTTTGCTAGATCGGCTAGCTCATTGATGTTCTTTTTTTTCAGTTCAACGAGATCAAGTGGAGGAGGAATGGGACCTTCGTATCTATTTTTTTTCTTCTTAAAATGCTTTGGCGGTTCTGAACTTTCTTCTTGGTCCATTATGCCGTTGTTTGAGTATTCAGGTTGGTCTTCAGGATTGTTGTATTGAACTTCTTCTTGTTTGCGTGATGCCATAGAGATTTACATAGTGTGTGTTTATTTGATTTTGAAATGGGAAACCATTTAAGACGGGAAGGACCGACTGAGCTACGGAGTGTTGTAGATATTTAAATGGTAGGGAAAATGTGCAATTCGACAGAAATACGTCAACGTATTTTTTTCTTCTTGGGGATTGTTTTCTTTTTCTTTTTTGGCGCCGGGCTTTTCTTCTTTTCTTTCTTTGCTGGGGCTCCTTTCTTCGGAGGAGCTGACTTTACTTGTGATCGCTTTCTCGGAATGACTTTCTTTTCCGGAGATTTTTCTTCTTCTCGAAATCGATCGGTTAACTTGAGATATTTGATGCGGTTTTGCAGTGTAGTTCGCGGTATTCCCAAATCTTCTGCTGAATGTGAAATATTGTTTTTGTTCAATTTGAGAGTTTCGTAGATAAACCTAGCTTCCACTTCTTCCAAGACCTTTTCCATGGGAAACTTTCCTTGGAGTGCCTCCTCTAAATTTGGGAATTTATTGCCTGTGGATGTATTCGCATTCAGACGGGTACTTAAAAAGGAGAGGTGGTACAAAAATCCGATGACCTTTGTATCTTTCTTTAGAGTGATGACTCGCACTAAAGAAAGAATTTCTGAGACGACAGTTTGTAGCACGGGTGCAGAGTGTTCGGTTGTATGCAAATCAAGATCATTTTCTTTGAGATAAGAGGCAAATAAATCTCGGTTTAGATTTTTTAGAAACTGCTCCGCCCTTTCTAAGGAATCTTGGAAAAAGTCCTGGCTCAAAAATTTCGATTCAAATGCTTCATTATAAAAGACTGTGTTGCCCTGAACATCTGTTGATAATAGCCCATCGGGAAAATTTGCTAAGATTTGTTCCATATACCAATGGATAGAGTTTTGGCTTTCTTTCTTTTTATCCCGCTGTTCCGCTAAGTGTTCAACTTTCGGATCTCTCTTGGTGGATGTTGCATCTAACTTATGGTATTCGGCAAGGAATCGAGGTTTGTCCCATGTCTGGGTGGTCTCCCCCTTTGCATTGAGAACCGGGATCTTGCTCGCTTCTTTGAAAAAATGAAGGAAAGATTCCTGTAGTTCGGTATCTAAGAGCGAGCTAGGGATGGAATCATAGGTCTCTTTTTCCTCTCCCAAATCCGCAAGTTCTCTTAGAACCTTTTCTTTGGAGAGAAGTCCTATGAGATCTCCAGAGGCACCGAGTACCGGAAGGTGACTTGCCTTTGTGAGTAAGAACTGTTTGTAGAGAGTCTCGATTTTCACCTTCGGGTCATTTTGCAAAAAAACTCTAAGGTGAAAATGATAATTTTAATTGGTCTGAATGGTTCCTGATTTTTGTTGTTTGCCTGTTTGCCAAACAGGTTCAGCCCATGCTGCATGTGCAGCCTCATAACCTGAGGGGCTTTCCAATCCTTGGGCGCGTAGCGAAAGTAAGGAGTAAAGAATGGATCGTTTGTATGTATGTAAAGAAAGATGGTAATTCCCAGAAATGAAAAATTCTTTGGCATGGTCTTTTTCTAATTTTGCCATACCCAAATAACGATTTACTTTCTCTTTGGTTTCCCACTCCATTTTTTTGGCGGATTGTTTCTCTTGGCTTTCTGTTTGGTAAAAAGCAGATTGAGCCTTACCGTAGATGTCAGAAGCAATCTCTTCCACTTGGAGGCAGAGTTTTCGGCCAACGAAAGCAATTTCTCCCTCGGCAAGGCTTAGGTTTTTTTCCATCTCTGCCTTTGCTCCTGCTCGATAGGCCTCCTCTACATTCAACTTCACTTGGTGCAGAGGATTTTTTGTTTCTTCTTCAGGAATGGAAAGGGTTTCCCGCACATCGAAGATGAGCTGTATCCTTTGGTCGAAATGTTTTTTCCTTTCTCGGTAAGACATGGTAGACTTTGCCAAAACCGAGAGAGAGAGGCAGAAAATTAGGAGATACACTATGGGTTTCATTTATTTCTTCTGAGCTTCTGGATACGAAACTTTTCCTTGTTCGTCGATCACGGGGACTTGCGGGACCGATTCTCTTTTAGCACCTTCTGTCTCTTTGATGAGAGCATTCGCTTCCAACAATAGATCCAAACGTTTCGCTGTGATAAATCCATAATTATCATCGTGTTGCTCTAACAAATCCAGTGGTTTCGCGTCTGGATTTCCCGGAGGCTGTACGGTTCGTTCCATACGTTTGTTTTCTATGAAGTTGATGAGGGTGTTCCTCACTTTTTCATAGTTTCTTTGTTTTTCCTCTTCACGAGCTTCTTTCAAATCTTCGTTAGATCGGTATTGGTATTCAGGTTTGTCTTCATCCGGAGTTTTACTGTAGATCATCGCAAGGATTGCAAATCGTTTTGCACGTCTAAGAGTCAATATCCCCTCTTGGTAGAGTTTCAATTTGTAACGATATTGGTGAGGACTGGAGTTCAATCCAGTTGTATATAAATCTTCGGCTGACCTTAGGTCACGGAAACCCAATCTGAGCAATGCTTTTGATTGGCTATCATTGGAACGAATGATGGTAGGAGCCGCTGATTCTAGCAAGGAACGAGCATCTTCAATGTATTTTTGGATCACAACTTCAAAGATGTTTTTCAATTCGCCTTGAGCTCTTCTCAACTGACGGAAAGCATAAGTGTAATTGCTTTGGAGATACCACATATTCCCTGAGAAGTCGGATTGGTTCGCTTCCTTTAAGAGCTTAAAGTAATCGTGGTCTAGATTTTTTTTACCTGTATCGGCACTAGGAGTGGCTGTTGGTTGGGCAGATGGAGCCTCTTCTTGAGGAGGAGCCAGATTGCTCAAACAAACATTGATGAAACTGATGTTTTCTTTGTTTTCAAAGATTAAAATCCCCAAATTCGTTTGTTCGGGGGAAACGGCACTCAAATGTGAGATGTGAACACTCGCAAGCGCCGCAAAGAGGATGATTTTCCATTTTCCCATAGCTCTACCTTAGAATATATATCGGAGAGCTAGGGAAAACCTTTCCTACTTTTTACAATTTTTGTATGCGTTCCAAGGCAGAAATCACATCCTCTCGCTTTCCAAAGGCGGAAAGGCGGAAATACCCTTCCCCGGCGGGTCCGAACCCCGAACCTGGAGTACCCACCACCTGAGCGGATTGGAGCAGATGGTCGAAAAACTCCCAGGACTTCATTCCCTTTGCTGTCTTCAACCAGATATACGGAGCGTTGGTCCCTCCAAATACAGTATACCCCGCTTTGCCCAATCCCTCTCGGATGAGACGTGCGTTCTCCATATAGTAGGCAATCTGCTCTTTGATTTCCATTTGGCCTTGGGGAGAAAAGACTGCCTCAGCTCCCTTTTGTGTGATGTAAGAGACCCCATTGAATTTTGTACTATGGCGTCTCGACCAAAGAGAATTGAAACTCACAGATTCTCCAGCCTTCGTCTTTCCTTTCAGTTCTTTCGGGATGACAAGATAGGCACAACGTGTTCCTGTAAACCCCGCTGTTTTGGAAAAGGAGCGGAATTCCATAGCCACTTCTTTAGCACCAGGAATCTCAAAGATAGATTTTGGGATGTTAGGGTCTTGGATGAAGGATTCATAGGCAGAATCAAATAGAATGATACTTCCATTTTTTTTGGCAAACTCGACCCACTCTGTTAGGCGGGCTTTGGAAGCAACCATACCAGTGGGGTTGTTGGGATAGCAGAGATAGATGATGTCTGCCTTTTCTTTTGGAAACTCTGGTTCAAATTGATTGGCTTCTGTGGCGGGCATATATACTATATTCTGGTATCTACCATTGGCATCTGCTTCACCGGTTCTCCCAGCCATCACATTTGTATCAACATACACTGGATAGACGGGATCTACCACCGCAATCTTTGCATCCAAGGCAAAAATTTCTTGGATATTGCCACAATCACACTTTGATCCGTCGGAAACAAAAACTTCGTCTTCATCAATCTTTACACCTCGTTTTGTGTAATCGTGTTCAATGATCTTTTGGATTAAAAAACTGTAACCTTGCTCTGGGCCATAGCCGTGGAATCCTTGTGGATTGCCCATTTCTTTGGCGGCCTCCACCATCGCATTTACTATGCTAGGTGCTAAAGGCAAAGTTACGTCTCCAATGCCAAGTCTGATGATCTTCGCTTGGGGATTGCTCTCCGCATAGGCTTTAACACGTCGTCCGATTTCAGGGAATAGATACCCTGCTTTCAATTTTAAATAGTTTTCATTGATTCCCGTCATCTGAGTCCTCACTAGGTTTTTCGATTAATTTTCTGGAGCGGAAGCCGTCATTGTATCCATGTTCATACATGACATCATCTTCGCCCCAAGTCCAACAATAATAGCCCTTCCCATGATCAAAGTCCACCAACCAGAGACCTTTCACGTCTAAGCCCAATGCTAACATCTGCCCCGACCAGGATTGCACCAAGTCTGCAATCTCTGCTTCTTTTGTTTCCATAACATTCTCTGGATAAATAGAGGCTCTCAATTCTTTAGCCAGCACAGAACATTTTTCGTAATATTCAGAAGTGATTTCAATAATGGTCGGTAGAACTTCTTTCGCTTCCCTTAGGGTCCATATTTTTTTCCCCATAAAGATCTAGAAATCGACTCCCAAACTCAAACAAAGTAGAGCCATCCGTACGACAACACCATACTTTGCCTGTCGAAAGTACGCTGCGTTCGGTAGATCATCCACATCGGTTGAAAGTTCGTTCACCCTTGGGAGAGGATGTAAAATCGTAGTTTGTTTTTTAGAAGCTAATACAAGCTCCTTGTTTACTTTATAAATATCTTTTAATCGTTCATACTCTCTATGGTCAGCAAATCTTTCTTCTTGTATGCGTGTAACATATGCAACATCTGAGTCCCAAACAGCTTTGATATCTGTTGTCTCCTCCCAGGTCATAGGGAAGCCACTTAAATACTTTTTGTAGGTATCAGGGAGCCTCAACTCTTCTGGCGAAATTAGGTATAAATGCACAGAATAATGACGTAACAGATTGATGAGTGAATGAATCGTCCTTCCGTATTTTAGATCACCAATAAAGGCAATGGACAGCCCGTCTAGGGTTCCTTTTTCAGAAATAATAGTGTATAAATCCAGGAGCGCCTGTGTTGGGTGTTGCCCTGCTCCATCACCCGCGTTGATCACAGGTATGCTGACCGCACCAGCAGCAATCCGAGAGCTTCCTTCCACTGGGTGGCGGATAACAGCGATATCAGCATAGCCTTCGATCATCTTCATGGTGTCGTATAATGTCTCACCTTTGGAAATGGAAGAAAATTGAAACCCGACCGTAGAAACGAGGCGGCCACCTAACCGTTCCATGGCGGTTTCAAAAGATAGCCTAGTCCTAGTGCTAGCTTCAAAAAAAAGCGATGCGAGAAGTTTGCCTTTGAGAATACCAAATGCATCCCCGGACTCCTGCAAAGAATGCATCTTCTTTGATTTTTTGATAAGAAAATCAAGATCTTCCTTTGAAAATTGCAGTGTGTCTAGGATATTCCGATGTGAATATGAATACATGTTCCGAAAGCTTTTATCAAAGGTTTTTTGTATCGAAGAAAACGAAAAGAAAATTTTATGTATCTATGTCAGAATCAACACGAAACAAACTTTCGGATATGGAACTCGTGACCCAACATTTGGTGCAACCAGACGATCTCAACTACCACAACAATCTTTTCGGTGGGAAGATGCTGTCTTGGATCGATGAAGGGATGGCAATGTTTGTTATGACAAAAATCCGCTATACAAATATAGTCACAATTTCCATGGACAATGTTGTTTTTAGATCACCAGCGAGAGCCGGAGATATCATACAAATCTATGGCAAAATCATGAAGTATGGAAAATCTTCCGTAACTAGCAAAACTTTAGCCGTAACCAATAACCCACAAACTCAAAAAATTTCAGAGGTGATTGAAAGTGAGATCACCTACGTATGTTTAGGTGAAAATGGAAAGCCTTTTGCTTACTTTAGAAACTTTAACCCTCCCATTTAGGGAAAAGTTGGTGCTCTATGCCAAGTAGACCCAGGATCCTTCCGGCGATAAAATCTCCTAGGTCTTCTAAAGTTTTTGGCATCTGGTAGAATCCAGGTGATGCAGGTAAGATGATGGCTCCAGCTTCATCCAGAGCCAACATATTTCGGAGGTGGATACGGTTGTATGGTGTTTCTCTTGGAACAAGAACCAAGCGTCTTCTTTCTTTTAGGCTTACATCGGCTGCTCTTTCTATGAGGTTTTCTGTAAACCCTGCATGTATAGAGGCTACAGACTTCATACTACAAGGCACAACGACCATCGCATCCCATGCATTGGAACCACTGGCGATGTCGGCACCGATGTCATGAAAGTTTCTGATTTTGAAGGAGTGCACATCACCTAATCCATACCTTTCTCTAAGAAAGGCTAAGATATCCTCTGGCGTTTTGACTTGAGTTTCATATTCTTCTGAAAATATACGAAGTGAAGGTGGACTTACAATCAGAAAGGTTTCGCCTTCTAAATAGGACAGCGCTCTGATAAACCTCGCTGCATAGATACTACCACTCGCACCAGCAAGTCCCACAACCAATCTCATTAGAATGAGATTCCCGATACAATCTTGACCATCAATTCGGACCATTTGTCCATTACGATAGCGAACAAAAGAACTACAGAAATGTATGAGTTGATCTGGTAGAATTGGATGGGAAGTTCCTTTGTTTCATGCGCCCAGGAAAGTTTGTGTTCATAAAAAATGAGAAGTGCGATTAAACCCAAGAGTAGGAAGTACAACATCCCTAAATCGGAAACATAACCAGCAAATCCAAACACAAGAATGGAAATTATATGCATACCCATCGCAACCAAACGTGATGGTGTTTCACCTAACTTTGCTGGTATAGAATGTAAATCTTCTTTTCGATCAAAGTCCATGTCTTGGATGGCATACAACACATCAAAGGCCGCTATGTGGAAGAGTAGACCCAAAGAAAAACTAATGGGAATGAGGGAGATAGACTCAGTGATGGCGATCCATGCCCCAAGAGGCGCTAAGGCCAAAGCAAAACCTAAAACAATATGACAAAACAATGTGAATCGTTTTGTGAGCGAGTAGAGAAATAAGACAAAGAGTGCGGGAAATGAAAGTAGGAATGCTAGCTTATTGACAAAAAAACTCGAAATGATGAAGATAAAAGAGGACAAGCCTATGAACAACAAGGCAGAAATCTTTGAAATCCTCCCGGCGGGAATCTCTCTATTCTCTGTTCTGGGATTTTTTTCATCGATTTCGGCATCCACATAACGATTGAATCCCATGGCGGCACTCCTGGCACTGACCATACAGACCAGACAGAGAAAACCGATCCTCATAAGCTCATTCATTTCAAGCGGCGATTCTAAGTAGGCAAGTACGAAAGAAATAGCGGCAAAGGGTAGAGCAAAGAGTGTATGAGAGAATTTGATCATTTTTCCGTATAAAACGAGGTTGTGGATGAATTTCATCTGGGGACTTCCTCTGCTGGTTTAGACAGAGGCAGGTAAAAATTGGTTCATGAATCTTTCAAATCTACCGTTCTTCTTATTGGAACCTGCTAGAATGAAGATGCATCTCCGAATTATCCTCTCTTTTTTTGCAGTTTTTTCGCAAACTCTCCTCGGTCATCCCAGTTTTGAAGACCGACCCATCCGCTTTTACTACCATTGCGGAAAAAATGCAATCACTGCCATGGACAAGGAAGGAAGAGGTGGCTTTGCAGCCCTAATCTATCATGTCCAAAGAGAAAAACAAGAATTTGAGAAAAAGATGGGCAGAGTGTACTTTTTGTTTCCCTTTCTGTCTCCGAATGATCCTCATCTCAAAAACTTTCCCTATGATGGATTCGAAGAGAAAAAAGGCAACCTGTTTCAGTTAGGACATGTAAAGATAGGTCTAGGAGAAGCGAAAAAAACTGATTGGGTTCAATTGCCTTGGGATGACCTCGACGCTCTTGTTTATTTTGATTTAGGGGAAACGAAACTACCTCCTGCAAAACTTCCAGAACACAAAACGAACACTTTGCCCGTTTTTTTAATCACCGAAGCAAAACATGGTGCTAGATTTCAATTTTTTGGAAATGTTCACCACATCCATTGTCCTATGGATTTTGGAAAAATTGGTGTTTTGGATCTAACATTTCGAAAGCGAGACCTGATCGCAATCCACGAATCTATCGTCTCAATCAACCTTACCGATAGAAATCGGTCTTGGATTCCTTACGATACAAGTGTTACAGAATCAAGTTTGCCAGCTAAGTCGGAGAATATGACGGACAAAGTTCAGCCAACACGCAAGTCGAACATTCAGTTCGGCGGGCTTGGCAATTCTTACGACCGAGAAATATCAGGTACAGAGAAAAGTTTCGGTAAAGATTAGGAGGAAGTAATTTCATAATATCTTTCTCAATCTTCACAGGATCCGTGTTTTTTGTTAGTCCGAGTCGATTGGTCAATCGTTTCACATGTGTGTCCACGACAAATCCTTCGTTTACTCCGTACAATTCGTTCAGAACAACATTGGCAGTCTTTCGGCCAAAGCCTGGAAGTTTGATCGCATCTTCCAAACGATTCGGAATCTTCCCTCCAAATTCTTCAATGAGCATTTTGGCAAAGTTTTTGATATGCTTTGCCTTATTGTGGTAGAAACCAGTTGAGAAGATCAAAGCTTCAATGTCCTTGGTTTTGGCTTTGGCAAAATCTTCTAGGTTCGGGAAGGTTTGGAATAATTTAGGAGTGACTTGGTTCACTCGTTCATCCGTACACTGGGCGGAGAGGATGACAGCGATCGCGAGTTCATGGTCTTGTGTGAAATGTAAGGGGGTTTCGACTTCCCCAAACTGCTCTTCTAACTTACGATAGATTTGTAGAGCAGTTTCGGGCTTAGCTTTGGACCTTTTCATAAAAGCCCAATCTGACGAGAGCTTATGCCTTTGGGCTAGTTGGTTTTACTCCCACATACTTCTTAGGAGCAATGGCTGTAATGTCACCACCATGGTCTTTTATGGCTACTTTTAGGCCTTTTTTTCTGAGAGTTCTCAATGCCCGCGTAGAGATCTTTACTCGAACCCAACGGTTCTCATCTTCCAGGAAGATTTTTTTGGTAACGACATTGACCTTCCAAATTCTACGATTTTTTTTATGAGAGTGGGATACATTGTTCCCAGCCGTAGTTCCTCTTCCTGTCACAACACATGTTCTAGCCATAAAATTCCCTTTGTTTCCGCTATGATTTTGTACCCAACTTCTTGGTCAATTCCAAACGTATCTTTTGTTGCATCGCTTGGATGGCTTCCTCTGGGCTATCCACCATTTGGAAGAGGTCCAAGTCCTCTGGCGAGACCAAGCCCCAATCCGCCAAAGCTTCTAGATGCAGTACTTTTTTCCAAAAGCT from the Leptospira ryugenii genome contains:
- the nth gene encoding endonuclease III, producing MKRSKAKPETALQIYRKLEEQFGEVETPLHFTQDHELAIAVILSAQCTDERVNQVTPKLFQTFPNLEDFAKAKTKDIEALIFSTGFYHNKAKHIKNFAKMLIEEFGGKIPNRLEDAIKLPGFGRKTANVVLNELYGVNEGFVVDTHVKRLTNRLGLTKNTDPVKIEKDIMKLLPPNLYRNFSLYLIFLGRKNCQARRTECSTCVLAELCPSYSPT
- a CDS encoding DUF2203 family protein, which translates into the protein MGKKIWTLREAKEVLPTIIEITSEYYEKCSVLAKELRASIYPENVMETKEAEIADLVQSWSGQMLALGLDVKGLWLVDFDHGKGYYCWTWGEDDVMYEHGYNDGFRSRKLIEKPSEDSDDGNQ
- the rpmB gene encoding 50S ribosomal protein L28; the encoded protein is MARTCVVTGRGTTAGNNVSHSHKKNRRIWKVNVVTKKIFLEDENRWVRVKISTRALRTLRKKGLKVAIKDHGGDITAIAPKKYVGVKPTSPKA
- a CDS encoding acyl-CoA thioesterase; translated protein: MSESTRNKLSDMELVTQHLVQPDDLNYHNNLFGGKMLSWIDEGMAMFVMTKIRYTNIVTISMDNVVFRSPARAGDIIQIYGKIMKYGKSSVTSKTLAVTNNPQTQKISEVIESEITYVCLGENGKPFAYFRNFNPPI
- a CDS encoding UbiA-like polyprenyltransferase, whose amino-acid sequence is MKFIHNLVLYGKMIKFSHTLFALPFAAISFVLAYLESPLEMNELMRIGFLCLVCMVSARSAAMGFNRYVDAEIDEKNPRTENREIPAGRISKISALLFIGLSSFIFIISSFFVNKLAFLLSFPALFVLFLYSLTKRFTLFCHIVLGFALALAPLGAWIAITESISLIPISFSLGLLFHIAAFDVLYAIQDMDFDRKEDLHSIPAKLGETPSRLVAMGMHIISILVFGFAGYVSDLGMLYFLLLGLIALLIFYEHKLSWAHETKELPIQFYQINSYISVVLLFAIVMDKWSELMVKIVSGISF
- a CDS encoding UbiX family flavin prenyltransferase codes for the protein MRLVVGLAGASGSIYAARFIRALSYLEGETFLIVSPPSLRIFSEEYETQVKTPEDILAFLRERYGLGDVHSFKIRNFHDIGADIASGSNAWDAMVVVPCSMKSVASIHAGFTENLIERAADVSLKERRRLVLVPRETPYNRIHLRNMLALDEAGAIILPASPGFYQMPKTLEDLGDFIAGRILGLLGIEHQLFPKWEG
- a CDS encoding adhesin OmpL37 family surface protein, whose amino-acid sequence is MGKWKIILFAALASVHISHLSAVSPEQTNLGILIFENKENISFINVCLSNLAPPQEEAPSAQPTATPSADTGKKNLDHDYFKLLKEANQSDFSGNMWYLQSNYTYAFRQLRRAQGELKNIFEVVIQKYIEDARSLLESAAPTIIRSNDSQSKALLRLGFRDLRSAEDLYTTGLNSSPHQYRYKLKLYQEGILTLRRAKRFAILAMIYSKTPDEDKPEYQYRSNEDLKEAREEEKQRNYEKVRNTLINFIENKRMERTVQPPGNPDAKPLDLLEQHDDNYGFITAKRLDLLLEANALIKETEGAKRESVPQVPVIDEQGKVSYPEAQKK
- a CDS encoding CBS domain-containing protein; the protein is MKIETLYKQFLLTKASHLPVLGASGDLIGLLSKEKVLRELADLGEEKETYDSIPSSLLDTELQESFLHFFKEASKIPVLNAKGETTQTWDKPRFLAEYHKLDATSTKRDPKVEHLAEQRDKKKESQNSIHWYMEQILANFPDGLLSTDVQGNTVFYNEAFESKFLSQDFFQDSLERAEQFLKNLNRDLFASYLKENDLDLHTTEHSAPVLQTVVSEILSLVRVITLKKDTKVIGFLYHLSFLSTRLNANTSTGNKFPNLEEALQGKFPMEKVLEEVEARFIYETLKLNKNNISHSAEDLGIPRTTLQNRIKYLKLTDRFREEEKSPEKKVIPRKRSQVKSAPPKKGAPAKKEKKKSPAPKKKKKTIPKKKKIR
- a CDS encoding LL-diaminopimelate aminotransferase; translation: MTGINENYLKLKAGYLFPEIGRRVKAYAESNPQAKIIRLGIGDVTLPLAPSIVNAMVEAAKEMGNPQGFHGYGPEQGYSFLIQKIIEHDYTKRGVKIDEDEVFVSDGSKCDCGNIQEIFALDAKIAVVDPVYPVYVDTNVMAGRTGEADANGRYQNIVYMPATEANQFEPEFPKEKADIIYLCYPNNPTGMVASKARLTEWVEFAKKNGSIILFDSAYESFIQDPNIPKSIFEIPGAKEVAMEFRSFSKTAGFTGTRCAYLVIPKELKGKTKAGESVSFNSLWSRRHSTKFNGVSYITQKGAEAVFSPQGQMEIKEQIAYYMENARLIREGLGKAGYTVFGGTNAPYIWLKTAKGMKSWEFFDHLLQSAQVVGTPGSGFGPAGEGYFRLSAFGKREDVISALERIQKL
- the pyrB gene encoding aspartate carbamoyltransferase → MYSYSHRNILDTLQFSKEDLDFLIKKSKKMHSLQESGDAFGILKGKLLASLFFEASTRTRLSFETAMERLGGRLVSTVGFQFSSISKGETLYDTMKMIEGYADIAVIRHPVEGSSRIAAGAVSIPVINAGDGAGQHPTQALLDLYTIISEKGTLDGLSIAFIGDLKYGRTIHSLINLLRHYSVHLYLISPEELRLPDTYKKYLSGFPMTWEETTDIKAVWDSDVAYVTRIQEERFADHREYERLKDIYKVNKELVLASKKQTTILHPLPRVNELSTDVDDLPNAAYFRQAKYGVVVRMALLCLSLGVDF